The Roseomonas haemaphysalidis genome segment TCGAAGGCCGTGGCGCCGCCCATCATGGCCCGCCGCAGCGCTTCCGCCGCGTCCGGCCGCGCGGCGGCGCGCAACGCCTCGCCAAGGTCGATGCCCGTCAGCGTGCCGCCGCGCAGCGTCACCTGCGCCGTGCCGCCCAGGGTGGACAGCATGGCGGCGGGGCTGTGGCCGGTGGCCCACAGGTCCAGCGCGGCATCGGCCTGCCCGGCCGACGCGTCAAGCGGCAGCCCGGACAGCGGCCCGGGCAGCGCCATGCCGGACAGCCGCAGCTGCGCCGTGGCCTGCGGCGGCGTGGCGGCGCCATCCAGCGTCGCCGTGCCTTCCGCCTGCCCGCCGGCCGCCTCCGCCCGCATCTGGTCCAGCGACAGGACGCCGCCATTCAGCCGCAGCGTGGCGGCGGCCTGGGTCAGGGTGGGGCCCCAGGGGGGCAGCACGCGCGCGGCGGTCAGGGCCAGCTCGGCATCCAGCAGCCGCAGCGGCGCCAGGGGCAACGGCTCCTCGCCGCCCAGCGGCGCGGGCAGCGGCAGGCGCTCGGCCTGAATGCGCCCGGTCAGGCGCGGCCGGGCGGCGGGCGCCAGGGCCAGGGCCAGCTGCCCGCCGGCGCGCAGCTGGCCGGCCACGAGGTCGATGCCATCCAACTGCCCGCCGCGCGGCGTGGCGGCGATGGCGGCGATCAGCGAAAACGAGCCCTCGCCCAGCCATTCCGGCGCGGGCACCTGCAGGGCCTCCGCCGCGAAGCGCGGCGCGCCGGGGTGGCGCAGCGTCAGCGTGCCGCCAAAGCGGCGGGCCTGGCTGTCCAGCGTGCCGCTGGCTTCCATGCGGGCCTCGCCCAGGTCCAGCCCGCCGCGCAGCGCCAGCGCGGTCAGCGGGCCGCTGGCGGACAGGCGCAGCGCCAGCGGCTGGCCGGCGATCGGTGCCGTGGCGTCGCGGATCGCGGGCCAGGTGGCCGGCAGCAGCGCCAGCATGGGCCGCGCCACGGGGGCGCTCACCTCCAGCGCCACGTCGGCCAGCCGCGCCGGGCTGGCGGGGGTGTTGCCGGCGGCGGCCGTGGCCGGGGCCAGCACGCCGCTCAGCGCCGCCTCGCCCCCCGCCAGCTTGGCGGACACGCGGCGCGCGGTCAGCCGGCCGGCTTCCAGCGCCGCGTCCACCGACAGCCGTTCCAGCGCGGTGCCGCGCCAGCTGGCCTGCTCGGCGGCCAGCCGCAGGTTGGCGTCCCAGCCGGTGTTGCCGGTGGCCAGCTCCAGCAGGTCGCCCCGCTCCGGCAGCCAGGCATCCAGGTCCAGCCGGTCGAAGCTGAGGCCGAGGCCCAGCGCCGGCCGCGTGCCTAAGCGCAGCACGCCGGCGCCGGAAATGCGCGCGCCGTCGATGGTGGCGGCGAATTCCGGCATGGCGACCTGGGTGTCTTCCAGCACCAGCCGCATGCGCCCCTCGCCCTGGCGCAGCAGCGTCGGCTCGGTGCGTTCCAGCTTCGCGCCCAGCGCCAGCAGCGTGGTGCGCAGGGTGCCGCCGGTGAAGCGGATGGCCGTTTCCAGCTTGCCGCCGGCGCCGGGGCGCCCGGTGCTGGCGCCCGACAGCTCGATGCTGGTGTCGCCCGGCAGAATGGCCGCGACATCGGACAGCGTCAGCTGCTCGCCGTCCAGAAAGGCCGCCGCGCGCAGCCGGCGCAGGGTGATGCCGCCGGCCGTCGCCGCCTCGGCCGAAAGGTCGATGCCGAAGGGCAGCATCCAGGCGCCCGCGGACTGCGCCGCGTTGGCCTGGGCCTGGCGCAACGCCGCCACCCAGGGGTCCAGCGCCACCCGGCCGGTGGCCAGCGACAGGTCCAGCCGTGGTTCGGGCGCCAGCCGCAGCGTGGCGGCGCCGCGGGCCGGGCTGCCGGCGATGTCCAGCGCCAGGTCGTCGGCGGTCAGCAGGTCGGCGGTGGCGGACAGGCGGCCACGCAGGCGGAAGTTGCCGCCGGGGCCGGGCAGCAGGGCCGCCAGGTCGTTGCCGCCGCCCTGCAACGTGCCCTCGAAGCCGCCCTGCGGCAGCAGCACGCCGCTGGCGGACAGCGAGGCATTGCTGGCGGACACGGTCAGCGCCAGCGGCGCCGCGTCGTCGTCGCCCGGGCGGCTCAGGCTGGTTTGGAAGGTGGCGTCCAGCCCGCGCCAGCGGAAGCGGCCGTCGATGCGCAGCGCGTCCAGCGTGCCGCCGGCGGCGAGGTCCGCCGTCACCTGCTCCAGCGCCACGGAGCCGATGGTGATGCGGCTGTCCTCGATGCGGCCGCGCAGCCCGGTCAGCCACGGCGGCGGACGGAAGGACTGGGCGGAGGTGGGCGGCCAGGGCAGCCGCACCTCGGCGCCCACCAGCACCACCTCGCGCGGTTCCAGGCGCAGGCGCAGCAGCGCCCCGAGGTCGAGCCGCAGCCGCAGCGCGCGGGCCTGGATGGACAGGCCGCTGTCGGCATCGCCGATGGTCACGCCGCCGGCT includes the following:
- a CDS encoding AsmA family protein — its product is MGWSRRLGLGLLVLLPLLLLALWFGPRLTDWNEHRDRLAILAAGRLGQPVMLTGPVKLALLPQPMLEAGGVTIGDADSGLSIQARALRLRLDLGALLRLRLEPREVVLVGAEVRLPWPPTSAQSFRPPPWLTGLRGRIEDSRITIGSVALEQVTADLAAGGTLDALRIDGRFRWRGLDATFQTSLSRPGDDDAAPLALTVSASNASLSASGVLLPQGGFEGTLQGGGNDLAALLPGPGGNFRLRGRLSATADLLTADDLALDIAGSPARGAATLRLAPEPRLDLSLATGRVALDPWVAALRQAQANAAQSAGAWMLPFGIDLSAEAATAGGITLRRLRAAAFLDGEQLTLSDVAAILPGDTSIELSGASTGRPGAGGKLETAIRFTGGTLRTTLLALGAKLERTEPTLLRQGEGRMRLVLEDTQVAMPEFAATIDGARISGAGVLRLGTRPALGLGLSFDRLDLDAWLPERGDLLELATGNTGWDANLRLAAEQASWRGTALERLSVDAALEAGRLTARRVSAKLAGGEAALSGVLAPATAAAGNTPASPARLADVALEVSAPVARPMLALLPATWPAIRDATAPIAGQPLALRLSASGPLTALALRGGLDLGEARMEASGTLDSQARRFGGTLTLRHPGAPRFAAEALQVPAPEWLGEGSFSLIAAIAATPRGGQLDGIDLVAGQLRAGGQLALALAPAARPRLTGRIQAERLPLPAPLGGEEPLPLAPLRLLDAELALTAARVLPPWGPTLTQAAATLRLNGGVLSLDQMRAEAAGGQAEGTATLDGAATPPQATAQLRLSGMALPGPLSGLPLDASAGQADAALDLWATGHSPAAMLSTLGGTAQVTLRGGTLTGIDLGEALRAAARPDAAEALRRAMMGGATAFDQLDATLRLNAGRAMLQQGRIALDGQGGAATVAGELDLARGSLDLALLLAPPEGPPFGLRLTGPWQQPRRVPDLADWLRWKAAQP